Proteins from a genomic interval of Schistocerca piceifrons isolate TAMUIC-IGC-003096 chromosome 3, iqSchPice1.1, whole genome shotgun sequence:
- the LOC124790097 gene encoding pro-corazonin-like has product MMRPWVSVVLLLVACWCLGALVHGQTFQYSHGWTNGRKRAGSSSAPGALLPPGRLQPPAAASDMDAQPCRVRCLRLLLQGGAVPQLYVPPELWQQVDEEGDNMAARQRVGGARLRHALPPPGAAAAVDSDEDM; this is encoded by the exons GATGCGTCCGTGGGTGAGCgtggtgctgctgctggtggcgTGCTGGTGCCTGGGTGCGCTGGTGCACGGCCAGACCTTCCAATACTCGCACGGCTGGACCAACGGCCGCAAGAGGGCCGGCTCCAGCTCCGCTCCCGGCGCCCTGCTGCCCCCCGGCCGCCTCCAGCCTCCAGCTGCCGCCTCCGACATGGACGCACAGCCGTGTCGCGTGCGATGCCTGCGCCTGCTGCTTCAGGGAGGCGCAGTCCCTCAG CTGTACGTGCCGCCCGAGCTGTGGCAGCAGGTGGACGAGGAGGGCGACAACATGGCGGCGCGCCAGCGCGTGGGCGGCGCCCGCCTCCGGCACGCACTTCCACCCCCAGGGGCGGCTGCCGCCGTCGACTCTGACGAGGACATGTGA